The following DNA comes from Streptococcus pasteurianus.
ACGGCTACACGCTGGGAATTTCACCAACTTTCCGTATTATGACGGATAAGAGTGAGCAAGATATTTTGAAAAATGAAGTCTTTTTTGACCTTTTTTCTGATTACATGACAGGAAATAATGCTGAGCTTTTTCGTCAATTAGTGCGGAATTTTTCTGGTAATCGTAAGGATAGCACCGCTTTTAGAGGCATTGTTTATAAAATTTATGATTTTAGTCAAGCAACCGATAATCCACAGAAGTGGTTGGCAGAAGTATTTTTAAAAGGTGCTAAAACTTATACCGATTTTTCAGCAATTCCTGACCAAGAAGTCACGGATTTTCTGACTTGCTTGCATGATACGGCTGACCAGTTGCAAGATGTGACTGATTTAGAAGACTACAAGCAAAAAACAGCCAAAGGAACACCCACAGCCAATTATAAAAAGCATTTGAATATCATTGAGCATTTGCGTGAATGGGCACAGCATTTTGAAACTCTTTATGGTCGTGACGGACTTGGACGGTTGGCGACAGATGTGGCGAAATTGCTTCCAGCTGGTCCTGCTGTGACAGTTGCAGGAACGAAATATCCCGTCTTTAAAACCTTACAGGGGCGTTTGACTGGTTTGAAACATTTGGAAACCATTTTTAAATACCAGCCAGAAAGCCTTCCGTTGCTAGAGCTATTGCAGGCATTTATGCAAGATTTTTCAGAGCAATATTTACAAGCGAAAATCCAAGAAAATGCTTTTGAATTTTCGGATATTGCCCATTTTGCCATTCAGATTTTGGAAGAAAACGCTGATATTCGTGAACTTTATCAGAATAAGTATCACGAAGTCATGGTCGATGAGTACCAAGATAATAACCACACGCAAGAACGCATGTTGGAGTTGTTGTCGAATGGTCATAATCGATTTATGGTGGGGGATATCAAGCAATCCATTTACCGCTTCCGTCAAGCCGACCCACAGATTTTTAACCAAAAATTTAAAGATTTTCAAGAACATCCTGACCATGGGAAATTAATTTTGTTAAAAGAGAATTTCCGTAGTCAGTCAGAAGTTTTAGATGCGACAAACAGTATTTTTACGCATTTAATGGACGAGGCTGTTGGTGAGATTTTGTACGATGACACACATCAATTGGTCGCTGGAAGCCCTGCTCAAAAGGAAAGTCACCCAGAAAATAAAACGCAAGTGCTTATCTACGACATTGATAACAATAGTGACTTGCCAAGTGATGCCGAAGAAGGACAAATCAACCCTAACGAAGTCAAGTTAGTGGCTAAAGAAATCATTCGTTTGCACAATGAGGAACACGTTGCTTTCGAGGATATTACCTTGTTGGTCTCATCACGCACGCGTAACGACGGTATTTTACAAACCTTTGAACACTATGGTATTCCTTTGGTGACTGACGGTGGTGAGCAAAATTACCTTAAATCAGTCGAAGTCATGGTTATGCTTGACACGCTTCGCGCCCTTGATAATCCGCTCAATGACTATGCCTTAGTGGCACTCATGCGTTCACCGATGTTTTCATTCAATGAAGATGAGCTGGCACGCCTTGCGCTACAAACAACAGAAGATGACCATAGAGCTAATTTGTATCAAAAATTGGAGCATGCTTTAGCTGGCAAAGGAAGTCATAATGAATTGATGACAATCACTTTACATGATAAATTGGCTGATTTTATGGCTTGTTTTGTTGCTTGGCGTGAATTTGCCAAATGGCATGCGCTTTATGACTTGATTTGGAAAATTTACAACGACAGATTTTACTATGATTACGTGGGCAATTTACCACGTGCTGAGCAACGTCAAGCGAATTTATATGCTTTAGCTCTTCGTGCCAATAATTTTGAACGAACTGGTTTTAAAGGACTCTCACGATTTATTTGCATGATTGATAAGGTGTTAGAAAGTGAGAATGACCTTGCGGACGTTGAGGTGGCTCTGCCTAAAAATGCGGTGAACTTGATGACTATTCATAAAAGTAAAGGTCTCGAGTTCAAGTATGTTTTCATTTTGAATATTGACAAGAAATTTAGTATTCAGGATTTGATGTCACCCTTGATTTTATCACGTCAAAATGGTGCAGGTATCAAGTATCTAGCTGATATGAAAGAAGAGTTGGAAACGGATGTTTTCCCAACAGTCAAGGTTAGCATGGATACCTTGCCTTACCAGCTCAATAAGCGTGAATTGCGCTTAGCTACGCTTTCAGAACAAATGCGATTGTTTTACGTTGCCATGACCCGCGCAGAAAAGAAATTGTATTTGGTCGGAAAAGCAAGCTCCGAAAAGTTAGTGGATAAATATAGCGGTAAATCAGAAAACGATCATTTGCCAGTGGCAGAACGTGAGAATTTCATGACCTTTCAAGATTGGGTGTTAGCCATTTATGAGGCTTATAGCAAGGAGAACTTGCCTTTTGCCGTTGATTTTGTCACGGAGGAAGATTTGACAGATGATAAGATTGGTAAAATTGAAGTCACTTCTGTGATAACGCCAGATGATTTGACAGATAACCGCCAGTCTGAAAATATCACGGAAGCCTTGGATAGATTGGAAGCTGTCGAAAAGTTAAATGCGAAGTACCACGCAGCCATCAATTTGCCAAGTTTGAGAACGCCAAGTCAGGTTAAAAAACTCTATGAGCCAGTCATGGATACTGACGGTGTTGACGTGATGACAAAAGCCTATCAAGCACAACCAACATTTGAATTGCCAGATTTTTCGAAGAAAGCCAAAATTGAAGCGACAGCCATTGGTTCGGCAATGCATGAACTCATGCAACGTATTCCTCTATCAAAACAGGTGACGATAGCCGATATTACCGCGGCGTTAGCCCAAGTTTCGGCAGAAGATGAGGTGAAAGCACGTATTCGTTTGGAAAATGTCCTAGCCTTTTTTGAAAATTCAGAGCTCGGTCAGTTGATTCAGCAACATACGGACAAGATTTATCGTGAAGCACCTTTTGCCATGTTAAAAGAGGACCCTGACAGTAAGGAAAAATTCGTTGTCCGTGGGATTGTCGATGGTTACCTTGTCTTAGATGACCGCATCGTACTCTTTGATTACAAGACTGATAAATACAAAAATAGCGAGGAAATCAAGGAACGCTATCAAGGACAAATGGCTTTATATGCAGAAGCTCTCAGCAAGTCTTATGATAGAAAAAACGTTGATAAATATCTCGTCTTGCTTGGTGGCGAACAGCTAGAAGTTGTGAAATTATAAAAACATTAAAAATGACCGTTTAGCTTAAGCTGACGGTCTTTTTGAGTAATAGGTTACCTATATGAAGTGTAGAATAGCATTATTTAGTCAGTTTCTATTTGCAGGATACTTACTGTAGTGACTTTGCTAGCTCTCGATAGCGTTTAGGACTGACTTTTTTCTTTTCTTTGAACTTTCTAATAAAATAACTAAGATTTTGAAAACCTACCGCAGGAGCAATCTGTGTGATAGGTAACTCGGTATTTGATAATAGATTAGCAGCTTTTTCAATACGGTAATCATTTATAAAGGCTATTGGAGTTTTTCCTGTTTTTTTATGAAAAAAACTACAGAAGTAATTAGGACTCATGTACATTTTTGCAGATAAATCTTTTAAAGAAATAGGAGTCATATAATTTTTTTGGATGTAATCGACTGTTTTTTTTAAAAGTTTTGTAGAAGTAGTGTCCTTATTTGTACTCATGTTTTTGTAAAAAACACTTTCTTTTAATAACAATCCTATTACCTGCATGAGATTTATCTTTATTTCAAAGAAATGCAGTTCTGATAATTCATGGTAAAGGCTAATAATCTTTTTAAAATGTTGTAAGATTTTCTGATGTAAATCGCCTGAAACTTGGTAGATCGTAGGAAATAATAGTTGTGAACCTGTTATTGGTTCTAAGAAATGATGTTGGCAGACGTCATAATATGCAAAATTAAGTAGCTGGGGAGAAAAAACAATAGCATGGTGAAGAGTATTGCCTTTGGATGAACTGATTTCGTGCAATTCTCCAGAGTTAATAAAACAAAATTCCCCAGCAGAAATTTGCAGTTGCTGACCACTAACGATGATATTGAGTAATCCCTCTTCGACATAAATCCACTCCATTTCATCATGCCAATGTTGGCTAACAAAATAAAAACCATTTTTATCGGCATGTGAATATACCTGAAGGGGATAAAAAGATGTACCATGGGATTTGTTTTCTAGATAAGTATGTTCCATAATTTCTCCTAAATCTTAATATTGTGTTATTAAATGAGAATTTTTTGCAAGCGAATACATTTTAGAAATATTATACTTTAAATAGAAGCTAAAAGCAAGGAGGGGAGAAAAATAACGATTAAAAAATGGTGGATGAATAGTGTTGTGTATCAAATTTATCCCAAAAGCTTTAAAGAT
Coding sequences within:
- a CDS encoding helix-turn-helix transcriptional regulator, which codes for MEHTYLENKSHGTSFYPLQVYSHADKNGFYFVSQHWHDEMEWIYVEEGLLNIIVSGQQLQISAGEFCFINSGELHEISSSKGNTLHHAIVFSPQLLNFAYYDVCQHHFLEPITGSQLLFPTIYQVSGDLHQKILQHFKKIISLYHELSELHFFEIKINLMQVIGLLLKESVFYKNMSTNKDTTSTKLLKKTVDYIQKNYMTPISLKDLSAKMYMSPNYFCSFFHKKTGKTPIAFINDYRIEKAANLLSNTELPITQIAPAVGFQNLSYFIRKFKEKKKVSPKRYRELAKSLQ
- the addA gene encoding helicase-exonuclease AddAB subunit AddA is translated as MIFKPFLTSEDISSLQIQEAQSSKKQKRTPEQIEAIYSYGNNILVSASAGSGKTFVMVERIIDKILRGVTIDQLFISTFTVKAAGELKERIEKKISQALQETTDNDLKNYLNEQLLGLQTADIGTMDAFTQKLVNQYGYTLGISPTFRIMTDKSEQDILKNEVFFDLFSDYMTGNNAELFRQLVRNFSGNRKDSTAFRGIVYKIYDFSQATDNPQKWLAEVFLKGAKTYTDFSAIPDQEVTDFLTCLHDTADQLQDVTDLEDYKQKTAKGTPTANYKKHLNIIEHLREWAQHFETLYGRDGLGRLATDVAKLLPAGPAVTVAGTKYPVFKTLQGRLTGLKHLETIFKYQPESLPLLELLQAFMQDFSEQYLQAKIQENAFEFSDIAHFAIQILEENADIRELYQNKYHEVMVDEYQDNNHTQERMLELLSNGHNRFMVGDIKQSIYRFRQADPQIFNQKFKDFQEHPDHGKLILLKENFRSQSEVLDATNSIFTHLMDEAVGEILYDDTHQLVAGSPAQKESHPENKTQVLIYDIDNNSDLPSDAEEGQINPNEVKLVAKEIIRLHNEEHVAFEDITLLVSSRTRNDGILQTFEHYGIPLVTDGGEQNYLKSVEVMVMLDTLRALDNPLNDYALVALMRSPMFSFNEDELARLALQTTEDDHRANLYQKLEHALAGKGSHNELMTITLHDKLADFMACFVAWREFAKWHALYDLIWKIYNDRFYYDYVGNLPRAEQRQANLYALALRANNFERTGFKGLSRFICMIDKVLESENDLADVEVALPKNAVNLMTIHKSKGLEFKYVFILNIDKKFSIQDLMSPLILSRQNGAGIKYLADMKEELETDVFPTVKVSMDTLPYQLNKRELRLATLSEQMRLFYVAMTRAEKKLYLVGKASSEKLVDKYSGKSENDHLPVAERENFMTFQDWVLAIYEAYSKENLPFAVDFVTEEDLTDDKIGKIEVTSVITPDDLTDNRQSENITEALDRLEAVEKLNAKYHAAINLPSLRTPSQVKKLYEPVMDTDGVDVMTKAYQAQPTFELPDFSKKAKIEATAIGSAMHELMQRIPLSKQVTIADITAALAQVSAEDEVKARIRLENVLAFFENSELGQLIQQHTDKIYREAPFAMLKEDPDSKEKFVVRGIVDGYLVLDDRIVLFDYKTDKYKNSEEIKERYQGQMALYAEALSKSYDRKNVDKYLVLLGGEQLEVVKL